One window of the Thermasporomyces composti genome contains the following:
- a CDS encoding aldehyde dehydrogenase family protein, with protein MSSADRLAVRKTYKLFIGGAFPRSESGRSYPVTDASGRFLANAALASRKDARDAVVAARKALPGWSGATAYNRGQILYRVAEMLEGRRAQFVDEVAAVEGLERAAAESLVDESIDCWVWYAGWADKLAQVLGSSNPVAGPFFDFSVPEPVGVVAVVAPQDSSLLGLVSVVAPVVVSGNTCVVLASERAPLPAVTLAEVWATSDVPAGVINLLTGRVGEVAPWLAGHMGVDALDLTGVADAHLAADLEREAAENLKRVLQPPARRPDWTADPGLTRLAAFVETKTVWHPIGV; from the coding sequence GTGAGCTCGGCTGACCGGCTGGCGGTGCGCAAGACGTACAAGCTGTTCATCGGCGGCGCGTTCCCTCGCAGTGAGTCCGGCCGCAGCTATCCGGTCACCGACGCGTCGGGGCGGTTCCTCGCCAACGCGGCGCTCGCATCGCGCAAGGACGCGCGGGACGCGGTGGTCGCCGCCCGCAAGGCGTTGCCGGGCTGGTCCGGAGCGACCGCCTACAACCGCGGCCAGATCCTCTACCGCGTCGCCGAGATGCTCGAAGGGCGACGGGCGCAGTTCGTCGACGAGGTGGCCGCCGTCGAAGGGCTGGAGCGAGCGGCGGCCGAGTCGCTCGTCGACGAGAGCATCGACTGCTGGGTCTGGTACGCCGGGTGGGCGGACAAGCTCGCCCAGGTGCTCGGGTCGTCCAACCCCGTCGCAGGACCGTTCTTCGATTTCTCCGTGCCCGAGCCGGTCGGGGTGGTCGCCGTCGTGGCGCCCCAGGACTCCAGCCTGCTCGGCCTGGTCAGTGTGGTGGCCCCGGTCGTCGTCAGCGGCAACACGTGCGTCGTGCTCGCCTCCGAGCGCGCGCCGCTCCCAGCCGTCACGCTCGCCGAGGTGTGGGCGACGAGCGACGTGCCTGCGGGCGTCATCAACCTGTTGACCGGCCGGGTGGGTGAGGTGGCGCCGTGGCTGGCCGGCCACATGGGGGTCGACGCCCTCGACCTCACCGGAGTCGCGGACGCCCACCTGGCCGCCGACCTCGAGCGGGAGGCGGCGGAGAACCTCAAGCGCGTGCTCCAGCCGCCGGCCCGACGTCCGGACTGGACGGCGGACCCTGGGCTGACGCGGCTGGCGGCGTTCGTGGAGACCAAGACCGTCTGGCATCCGATCGGGGTATGA
- a CDS encoding aldehyde dehydrogenase family protein: MPTFEYAPAPESSAIVDLKPSYGLFIDGEFVEPLDGQPFKTVSPATGETLAEVVQARAQDVDRAVRAARKAYPAWSAMPGRERGKYLFRLARLIQERARELAVLESLDNGKPIRESRDIDLPLVAAHFFYHAGWADKLAYAVPGLRDPRPIGVAGQVIPWNFPLLMLAWKVAPALACGNTVVLKPAETTPLTALIFAEICQQAELPPGVVNIVTGDGTTGRELVCHDGVDKVAFTGSTQVGKEIARLVAGTRKRLTLELGGKGANIVFEDAPLDQAVEGIVDGIFFNQGHVCCAGSRLLVQESIYDQLLERLKWRMSTLRVGDPLDKNTDVGAINSERQLERIREFAEVGEAEGGERWSAPCDLPARGYWFPPTIFTGVTQAHRIAREEIFGPVLSVLTFRTPQEAIDKANNTPYGLSAGVWSEKGSRILWAAERLRAGVVWANTFNRFDPTSPFGGFKESGYGREGGRHGLAAYLDTDAAKEVNGELG; encoded by the coding sequence ATGCCGACGTTCGAGTACGCGCCCGCGCCGGAGTCGAGCGCCATCGTCGACCTCAAGCCGTCGTACGGGCTGTTCATCGACGGCGAGTTCGTGGAGCCGCTCGACGGGCAACCGTTTAAGACCGTGAGCCCCGCCACCGGTGAGACCCTCGCCGAGGTCGTGCAAGCCAGGGCCCAGGACGTCGACCGCGCGGTGCGCGCGGCCAGGAAGGCCTATCCAGCCTGGTCGGCGATGCCCGGCCGGGAGCGCGGCAAGTACCTGTTCCGCCTGGCCCGGCTCATCCAGGAGCGCGCTCGTGAGCTCGCGGTCCTCGAGTCCCTCGACAACGGCAAACCGATCCGGGAGTCCCGCGACATCGACCTCCCGCTCGTCGCGGCGCACTTCTTCTACCACGCCGGCTGGGCGGACAAGCTCGCCTACGCCGTGCCAGGGCTACGCGACCCGCGACCGATCGGCGTCGCCGGCCAGGTCATCCCCTGGAACTTCCCGCTGCTCATGCTCGCCTGGAAGGTGGCGCCGGCGCTGGCCTGCGGGAACACCGTCGTCCTCAAACCCGCGGAGACGACGCCGCTGACCGCGCTGATCTTCGCCGAGATCTGCCAGCAGGCCGAGCTGCCTCCAGGCGTGGTCAACATCGTCACCGGCGACGGGACGACCGGGCGGGAGCTGGTCTGCCACGACGGCGTCGACAAGGTGGCCTTCACCGGATCGACCCAGGTCGGCAAGGAGATCGCCCGACTGGTCGCCGGCACCCGCAAGCGCCTCACCCTCGAGCTGGGAGGCAAGGGCGCGAACATCGTGTTCGAGGACGCGCCCCTCGACCAGGCCGTCGAGGGAATCGTCGACGGCATCTTCTTCAACCAGGGCCACGTCTGCTGCGCCGGCTCGCGCCTGCTGGTCCAGGAGAGCATCTACGACCAGCTCCTGGAGCGGCTCAAGTGGCGGATGAGCACGCTGCGGGTCGGTGACCCCCTCGACAAGAACACCGACGTCGGGGCGATCAACTCCGAACGCCAGCTGGAGCGGATCCGCGAGTTCGCCGAGGTGGGTGAGGCCGAGGGCGGCGAGCGCTGGTCGGCTCCGTGCGACCTTCCCGCGCGCGGGTACTGGTTCCCGCCGACGATCTTCACCGGGGTCACGCAGGCGCACCGCATCGCCCGGGAGGAGATCTTCGGACCGGTGCTCTCCGTCCTCACCTTCCGCACCCCGCAAGAGGCCATTGACAAGGCCAACAACACCCCGTACGGCTTGTCGGCCGGTGTGTGGAGCGAGAAGGGCTCACGGATACTGTGGGCCGCGGAGCGACTGCGCGCAGGCGTGGTGTGGGCCAACACGTTCAACCGGTTCGATCCCACCTCCCCGTTCGGCGGGTTCAAGGAGTCCGGGTACGGCCGCGAGGGCGGACGGCACGGACTCGCCGCCTACCTCGACACCGACGCCGCGAAGGAGGTCAACGGTGAGCTCGGCTGA